From Deltaproteobacteria bacterium:
GAATGTTTTACCCATTCCTCTCACCTTCCAGGAAAGCTTCGATGCTAAATCGTAAGGAGGAAATATTTCGTCCCTTTCGTGGTCTTTGTCGGTTACCTTTTCCCTGAAGGAATCCCCTTCGTCGAGAAGGGCAAGAAGCGCTTCAAGGTCACCGGGAAATTCTCTTTCTATCTCTTCACGGAGTTCTCCGGCATGCCAGGGAATGTCAAGGCGGTGTTTTTCATTAACGATCTGAAAGAGGAACCTGGTGGGATGAAATAGGTCCCCGTTGCTGAGTCCCATGCCTATGCGGCCAAGGATGTTGGTGACAACGGGGCTGTCGGGAATATTGCCGAGGGGCATCATCTGGAAGTCGAGACGATAGCCTTTGGTGACCTTTTTTGAATGTCCTTCGTCATTGAGGAGCAGTACCCTTGCCCCCTTGTCTCTTAAAAGAGCGGCGGCAAGCAGGCCCGAGAGCCTTCCACCGTATATGATGACGTCATAAATTGTTTTTTTCATTTATTAGCAATCTTGTTTATGCCCGGAGGGCATTACTTTCTTTACCCTTAAGGGGCATAAATGCCGCCAAAGAAAAGTATGATGTTTTTTCATTTTTTATGTTAAGCGCCTAGACCCCAAAGACCTCCAGCCCTTCCTCTTTTAATAGCGCCGCCAGCACACCGCTTCCCTCTATCTCAACACCATTTCGTTTGATTCTCTTTACACCGCAGGAGGGGCTTTTTTCCTTGAGAAAGGCTTTGTTCGCTCCCGTTATCCTTGCGATCTTCAGAGATTCATAAGCGCCGGTAATGAAGTTTTCCGTCACGTCTTTATTGGCCGTACTCATTATGGATACCTTGTTTTTAAGAACGTCAAAGCCGTCACCCTCAACAATTTGTGCCGCTTCCCTCGGTGTCGGCAGTCCTCCCAGTTGCTCGGGACAAAGGGGAATGAGGTGACAGTTTTTCAATCTTTCAATAAGCCCCCTGTTCAGGTTGTCGCTTCCGTCATAGCGGCATTTTACGCCTAAAAGACAGGCGCTGACTATTACCGTTTCATGAAAGGAGTCAGCTCCTCTCAATGATAACCCTCCGGCCTTCTATCTTGAGTTTTCCTTCAGAAAAAAGCCTTATTGCCTCAGGGTACAAACGATGCTCTTCGGCAAGAATTCTTTTAGATAATGTTTCAGCCGTATCGTCATCGTCGACGAGGACACTTTTTTGTAAAATGACAGGGCCCGTATCAACTCCTTCATCGACAAAATGGACGGTGCAGCCTGTTACTTTTACACCGTAATCAAAGGCCTGCTTTTGTGCATCAAGGCCGGGAAATGAAGGCAGAAGAGCAGGGTGAATATTGATGATTTTCATGGGAAAGGCATCAATAATCTGCTTGCCTACGATTTTCATATAACCGGCAAGAACGATTAGGTCGGGATTGCAGCTTTTAAGGACCTGGACCAGTTTTTCATCATATTCAGGGGCAGGTACACCTTTTGATTGGAGGATTTTAACCTCAATGCCGCGAAAACGGGCAGCATCAATAGCTCCGGCATCGGGTTTGTTGCATATAAGCAGAACGATCTCGGCGTTAATTTCGTCACGTTTAATGGCGTCGGCAATGGAGACAAAATTGCTTCCCCTTCCCGAGGCCAGCACAGCTATTCTTGTTTTGTCGCTCACTTAAGTACTACTCTCTTTTCATCATTTTGCGAGGCCTGGACAGTACCGATAATGACGGCCTCTTCACCGGCGTCCGTCAGATGGTTTACCGCCTGCTGTGCTTCCTCAGAAGGAACAATGAGGACAAAACCGATACCGCAGTTAAATACCCTGAACATCTCCATTTCATCCACATCTCCGCCCTTTTGGATAAAGCGGAAAAGCGGGGGGATTTCCCAGCTATTTGTATTAATGGTCACGTTAAGTCCGTCAGGGAGAATTCGCGGTATATTTTCGATGAGGCCTCCACCGGTTATGTGGGCCATGCCTTTCATATTGAATTTTTCAAGAAGTGGAAGCACTGCCTTGACGTAGATCTTCGTCGGGGTCAGAAGCGATTCACCAACGGTTTTTCCTGTGCCTTCTATAAGGTCTTTTCCGTTAAGGCCCAATATGTCGAATATCACCTTTCTTGCAAGGGAATATCCGTTGCTGTGGATACCGCTTGACTTAAGCCCGATCACTGCGTCACCGGCTGAAACGGTGGAGCCGTCAATAATCTTGTCCCTGTCCACAACACCGACGGAGAACCCCGAAAGATCATATTCCCCGTCACCATAAAAACCGGGCATTTCCGCCGTCTCACCGCCGATAAGGGCACAGCCCGCCTGGCTGCATCCGTCGGTAATCCCCTTGACAACGGTAGCCGCTTTTTCCGAAGAGAGGGCGCCCGTGGCAAAATAGTCGAGGAAGAAGAGCGGCTCCGCTCCCTGGACGAGGATGTCGTTAACACACATGGCCACAAGATCGATGCCAACTGTTTCATGGGAATCCATCATAAAAGCGACTTTTAGCTTGGTCCCCACGCCGTCTGTTGATGATACAAGGACCGGTTGTTTATATTTAGCAGTCTGTAGTTCAAAAAGACCGCCAAAACCGCCCAGCCCCGTCAATACCTCAGGCCTGAAAGTTTTTTTTACAAGCGGTTTAATGGTTTGAACAAACCTGTTTCCCTCTTCAATATCAACGCCTGAATCGGCGTATGTCAGTTTCTTGTCAGTCAAAATGTCCTCCATTTAAAGCCTTATAAAATAGCTTAACAGAGCCAATAAAGTCAAACTCTTTGTAGCTTTGTGGGGATGTGTCGGGCTTGTTTGAAAGAGGGGGAAATTCTTTATTCAGACAGGGTTATCCGGATGTAAAAAAACTGCTGTCCCGGCTTGTTTCATGCTGCTCTCAACGAGCAATTTGTAACCTGAAAGCAGCAACCTGCTTTTGCTTTGAAAGTGGTTTACAAAAAAGTTTGCTTTATGTATAGAATGTAGCAAAAAAGCTTTGGGGGTGCGTTAAATGGGGAAAGCAAAGATATTGAAGGAAAAAAGCCCGGACCGGTAAACGGTTTCGGGTTTTTTTAGATCTGAAAGGAAATGATATAAATGATTGCAAGTTTGCCTGTTGAGGTTATAGAAAAGAAAATAATGCTGATACGGGGCCAGAAGGTGATGCTTGACCGTGACCTGGCAGAGCTTTATGGTGTTGGAAGTGAGAGTGCTCAACCAGGCTGTGAAGCGAAATGCAGAGAGATTCCCTGTAGATTTTATGTTTCAGTTATCAAAAGTTGAGTTTGATTCTTTAAAATCACAAGATGTGACCTTAAAATGAGGAGAGCACAGGAAGTACATGCCTTACGTTTTTACAGAAAACGGTGTTGCTATGTTGTCAAGTGTACTCAAAAGCAAACAGGCCATTGAGGTTAATATCCAGATAATGCGGATCTTTACTAAATTAAGAGAAATGCTTGCATCAAATAAAGAAATGATGAAAAAGCTCGATGACCTTGAGAGAAAAGTTTCAAGCTACGATCAGGCGATTACAGGTCTTATTCATGCCATAAGAGAGCTGGCAAAGCCGGAGGTAAAAAATAAACGGGAGATCGGATTTCAAGGGTGAAGGTATGTCATTTTCGGCTTGGTCGGGAATCCAGATTAAAGATAATTTTAGACAGGGTTCACAGGATTTTAGAAAGGGCGGAGTAAGGAGCAAAGCGTCGTTTCCACCGATTTATTGATGACCTCACAACCCGCAACCTGTAACTTGCAACAATTCTTCTCCCCCCTTCACTTCCTGAAAGCCGCTTCAATAAAATCAAAAAAAACATAGGGATCAAAGGGTTTCGGCAACCATGGGCGTTTTTCCTGCTCAAAATAGGAGAGATGGGTGCCGCTCGGACTTCCGGTGATAAAAACGGTTTTTTTGGCAAGAAAAGGATATTCCTTTTTCAGGTTTTTATAAAAATCGATGCCGTCCATTTCGGGCATTTCGATATCGGAAATAATTAATGAATAATCGCTTTCCTCCGCTCTTTCCAAGCCTTCCAAACCATTTTCTGCACACTTGATAAGGGCCCCCTCGAATTTTACAGTGATCAAAAATTTATAAAGTGCCGATAATCTTGAATCGTCATCGACAATTAAAAATGATTCCATAATGCCTCCCCGAGGTTCTTGTATTGGCTATTTCTTTTCTCCCTTTAGGTTATATAAATTGCACAAGGAAGAACTGCTTGTCAAGCTATTTATACAAGCGATACTTGTATTGAAAATAAAAGTGATTCCTGTAAAGCTGTCATCATGAGTGACGGGACAAAGAAAGAGAGAGGGGAGCGAATTGAAGCTCTACGCAGGGAAGCCGGTCTGACCCTTGAAGC
This genomic window contains:
- the purM gene encoding phosphoribosylformylglycinamidine cyclo-ligase, which gives rise to MTDKKLTYADSGVDIEEGNRFVQTIKPLVKKTFRPEVLTGLGGFGGLFELQTAKYKQPVLVSSTDGVGTKLKVAFMMDSHETVGIDLVAMCVNDILVQGAEPLFFLDYFATGALSSEKAATVVKGITDGCSQAGCALIGGETAEMPGFYGDGEYDLSGFSVGVVDRDKIIDGSTVSAGDAVIGLKSSGIHSNGYSLARKVIFDILGLNGKDLIEGTGKTVGESLLTPTKIYVKAVLPLLEKFNMKGMAHITGGGLIENIPRILPDGLNVTINTNSWEIPPLFRFIQKGGDVDEMEMFRVFNCGIGFVLIVPSEEAQQAVNHLTDAGEEAVIIGTVQASQNDEKRVVLK
- a CDS encoding response regulator, whose product is MESFLIVDDDSRLSALYKFLITVKFEGALIKCAENGLEGLERAEESDYSLIISDIEMPEMDGIDFYKNLKKEYPFLAKKTVFITGSPSGTHLSYFEQEKRPWLPKPFDPYVFFDFIEAAFRK
- a CDS encoding DUF523 domain-containing protein, with product MRGADSFHETVIVSACLLGVKCRYDGSDNLNRGLIERLKNCHLIPLCPEQLGGLPTPREAAQIVEGDGFDVLKNKVSIMSTANKDVTENFITGAYESLKIARITGANKAFLKEKSPSCGVKRIKRNGVEIEGSGVLAALLKEEGLEVFGV
- the purN gene encoding phosphoribosylglycinamide formyltransferase — encoded protein: MSDKTRIAVLASGRGSNFVSIADAIKRDEINAEIVLLICNKPDAGAIDAARFRGIEVKILQSKGVPAPEYDEKLVQVLKSCNPDLIVLAGYMKIVGKQIIDAFPMKIINIHPALLPSFPGLDAQKQAFDYGVKVTGCTVHFVDEGVDTGPVILQKSVLVDDDDTAETLSKRILAEEHRLYPEAIRLFSEGKLKIEGRRVIIERS